A genomic stretch from Thermincola ferriacetica includes:
- a CDS encoding phasin family protein, with protein sequence MEKTLKNLLLAGIGTIAYGYEKGAAVIEELVKKGEISIEQGKELNAELKKKLSKTAAAGSEAYSELLAGLNLVSKKEFAEFKAGVEKELTELKEMIKNLENK encoded by the coding sequence ATGGAAAAAACTCTAAAAAACCTGTTGCTGGCCGGTATCGGTACTATTGCCTACGGATATGAAAAAGGCGCTGCCGTTATAGAGGAACTGGTAAAAAAAGGGGAAATTTCCATAGAACAGGGCAAAGAATTAAATGCTGAACTGAAAAAGAAACTAAGCAAAACTGCTGCTGCCGGTTCCGAGGCTTACAGCGAGCTGTTGGCGGGTTTAAACCTGGTGTCGAAAAAAGAATTTGCGGAATTCAAAGCCGGGGTGGAAAAGGAACTTACCGAGCTGAAAGAAATGATTAAGAACCTGGAAAATAAGTAA
- a CDS encoding AzlD domain-containing protein, whose translation MSGQAKIYLLILGMWVVNYLPRLLPMVILSKMKIPQPVIDWLGFIPAAVLAAIIVPSVVMPDGQMNVSLHNDFLITSIPAFLIAIKTRNMVWTLVTGMFVMALVAK comes from the coding sequence ATGTCGGGACAGGCAAAAATCTACCTTTTAATACTGGGGATGTGGGTAGTAAATTATCTACCCCGCCTGCTGCCCATGGTCATCCTCAGCAAAATGAAAATTCCGCAGCCGGTCATTGACTGGTTGGGATTTATTCCGGCGGCTGTATTAGCAGCTATAATTGTACCCTCTGTTGTCATGCCCGATGGACAGATGAACGTTTCCTTACATAATGATTTCCTCATTACATCAATTCCTGCTTTTCTGATAGCTATAAAAACGCGGAATATGGTCTGGACCCTCGTTACCGGCATGTTTGTAATGGCATTAGTGGCGAAATAA
- a CDS encoding AzlC family ABC transporter permease — protein MSRATFLAGGKKALPIMLGYTPLGIAFGVIAREKGLDVLQTTLMSLTSFTGSGQFVAVGMLGAGASIPAILLTNFLVNLRYLLFSASMAPYVKKMPTWVQSILAFGITDETFTLNMAQFDKQEADRDFMLGVNFFSHLSWITNSAIGAALGNIIPDMDRFGVNFALPAMFIALLVMQVKNRINLWVAVISGLLSLTIALFTDSSVNIIIATVMAAAIGVVLCRDRQKSTF, from the coding sequence ATGAGTAGAGCAACTTTTTTGGCCGGAGGTAAAAAGGCCTTACCGATTATGCTTGGATATACGCCTTTGGGGATTGCCTTTGGTGTTATAGCCCGGGAAAAAGGGCTCGATGTTTTGCAGACGACATTAATGTCACTGACATCTTTTACCGGCTCGGGGCAGTTTGTTGCCGTGGGAATGCTGGGGGCCGGAGCAAGCATTCCAGCAATTTTGCTGACCAACTTTCTGGTAAACCTGCGTTACTTACTCTTTAGCGCTTCTATGGCCCCTTATGTGAAAAAAATGCCTACCTGGGTCCAGTCTATTCTGGCTTTTGGCATCACTGACGAAACCTTTACATTGAATATGGCCCAGTTTGATAAACAGGAAGCTGACCGTGATTTTATGCTCGGAGTCAACTTTTTTTCGCACCTGTCCTGGATAACCAACTCGGCAATCGGGGCTGCGTTGGGGAACATCATACCAGATATGGACCGGTTCGGTGTTAATTTTGCCCTGCCGGCTATGTTTATTGCCCTGCTGGTGATGCAGGTGAAAAACAGAATAAATTTATGGGTAGCCGTAATATCCGGGTTGTTATCTTTAACTATAGCATTGTTTACTGACAGCAGTGTCAATATTATTATTGCCACGGTTATGGCGGCGGCGATAGGGGTGGTTTTATGTCGGGACAGGCAAAAATCTACCTTTTAA
- a CDS encoding MarR family winged helix-turn-helix transcriptional regulator — MEDKIRDYAEEIKSLFRSLLKNFRCQMLEQISDYGFTVPQLMLMQELYNYPEITLKELSERMGLAKSTVSGIVDRLEQQGAVTRLRDTGDRRTVKISLTPRMLEIKESMNMIKHNYLAGLLEGVDREEIEKIIYGLKRLNSLMESKSKRFNNIDIEPK; from the coding sequence ATGGAAGACAAAATCAGAGACTATGCTGAGGAAATTAAGAGTCTGTTCAGAAGCCTGTTAAAGAATTTTCGCTGCCAGATGCTGGAACAGATCAGCGACTATGGCTTTACCGTGCCCCAGCTAATGTTGATGCAGGAACTGTATAATTACCCCGAGATCACCCTGAAGGAACTGAGCGAGCGGATGGGCCTGGCCAAAAGCACTGTATCCGGTATAGTGGACAGGCTGGAACAGCAGGGTGCAGTGACCAGGTTGCGAGATACCGGCGACCGAAGAACAGTCAAGATATCCCTTACACCCAGGATGCTGGAAATAAAGGAATCTATGAATATGATCAAGCATAATTACCTGGCCGGCTTGCTGGAAGGGGTGGACAGAGAAGAAATAGAAAAAATTATATATGGGTTAAAGCGCCTGAATTCTTTGATGGAATCGAAATCTAAAAGATTTAACAATATTGACATTGAACCGAAATAA